From Actinopolymorpha cephalotaxi, one genomic window encodes:
- a CDS encoding BlaI/MecI/CopY family transcriptional regulator, producing MARLGNLEREVMEHVWSATEPVTVREVHEALAVERDLAYTTVMTVLDRLAKKGVVLRVRDGRAYRYQAAAGQDQLVADLMREALDGAGTGATRAAALVRFVDQASPEEAAALREALAEVDALATRPSRRRPPRS from the coding sequence ATGGCGCGGTTGGGAAACCTCGAACGCGAGGTCATGGAGCACGTCTGGTCCGCCACCGAGCCGGTCACGGTGCGCGAGGTCCACGAGGCGCTGGCGGTCGAACGTGACCTGGCCTACACCACGGTGATGACGGTCCTGGACCGGCTGGCGAAGAAGGGGGTCGTCCTCCGGGTACGCGACGGCCGCGCCTATCGCTACCAGGCGGCCGCGGGCCAGGACCAGTTGGTCGCCGACCTGATGCGCGAGGCGCTCGACGGCGCCGGCACCGGGGCCACCCGCGCCGCCGCCCTCGTCCGGTTCGTCGACCAGGCGTCCCCGGAGGAGGCCGCCGCCCTGCGCGAGGCCCTCGCCGAGGTGGACGCCCTCGCCACCCGGCCCTCCCGCCGACGGCCCCCCCGGAGCTGA
- a CDS encoding acyltransferase family protein, translated as MVTPAADPGTPSSDPVKPSSDGDPRHVGARGDAITDGAATESRPEATGRVPKTRDPFFDNAKYIAIVLVVAGHAMEALRDVPVGKALYLFLYMFHMPVFIIVSGYFSRRFPYSKNKARKLITQLLVPYVIFQIVYLLLGRFVGGRDVNPTLLDPYFLVWFLLALFAWRLSTPVWLRIRWPLLVAVLISLAAGLQELPGVLETGRILSLLPFFVLGMMLKPEHFAYLRRRWVRILAVPVLAGGLVVAYWAQTRMSVEWVFWRRSNGYLGVDNLTGTAMRVGMLVCATTLSAAFLALVPSKKTWFTALGAITLYVYLLHGIPVKVADYLGGYDHPALHTTLGVLAVAVAGVLLAGLLSTPPVRAAVRWAVEPKLDWAFRSRPRGLG; from the coding sequence GTGGTGACACCTGCCGCTGATCCCGGAACACCCTCCTCCGACCCGGTGAAGCCGTCCTCCGACGGTGACCCCCGCCACGTGGGCGCGAGGGGTGATGCCATCACCGACGGCGCTGCCACGGAGAGTAGGCCCGAGGCGACCGGGCGGGTGCCGAAGACCCGGGACCCGTTCTTCGACAACGCGAAGTACATCGCGATCGTGCTGGTGGTGGCCGGTCACGCGATGGAGGCGCTGCGTGACGTGCCGGTGGGCAAGGCGCTCTACCTCTTTCTCTACATGTTCCACATGCCGGTGTTCATCATCGTGTCCGGCTACTTCTCCCGGCGCTTTCCGTACTCGAAGAACAAGGCCCGCAAGCTCATCACGCAGTTGCTGGTGCCGTACGTGATCTTCCAGATCGTGTACCTGCTGCTGGGCCGGTTCGTCGGCGGCCGCGATGTCAACCCGACCTTGCTCGACCCGTACTTCCTGGTGTGGTTCCTGCTGGCGCTGTTCGCCTGGCGGTTGTCGACACCGGTCTGGCTGCGGATCCGCTGGCCGTTGCTGGTGGCGGTGCTGATCTCGCTGGCGGCCGGGCTGCAGGAACTTCCCGGCGTGCTGGAGACCGGCCGGATCCTCAGCCTGCTGCCGTTCTTCGTTCTCGGGATGATGCTGAAGCCGGAGCACTTCGCCTACCTGCGCAGGCGCTGGGTGCGCATCCTGGCCGTCCCGGTGCTGGCCGGCGGCCTGGTGGTCGCCTACTGGGCGCAGACCCGGATGAGTGTGGAGTGGGTCTTCTGGCGGCGCAGCAACGGGTACCTGGGGGTGGACAACCTCACGGGTACGGCCATGCGGGTGGGGATGCTGGTGTGTGCCACCACCCTGTCGGCGGCCTTCCTCGCGCTGGTGCCCTCGAAGAAGACGTGGTTCACCGCGCTGGGCGCGATCACGTTGTACGTCTACCTCCTGCACGGCATCCCGGTGAAGGTGGCCGACTACCTCGGCGGGTACGACCACCCCGCGCTGCACACCACGCTCGGCGTCCTGGCCGTCGCGGTGGCCGGCGTGCTGCTCGCGGGGCTGCTGTCCACGCCGCCGGTGCGAGCGGCGGTCCGGTGGGCGGTCGAGCCGAAGCTGGACTGGGCGTTCCGGTCGCGTCCCCGCGGGCTCGGGTAG
- a CDS encoding cytochrome ubiquinol oxidase subunit I has translation MGAVDLARWQFGITTVYHFLFVPLSIGLSAIVAGLQTAWFVTKARRYLTLTKFFGTIFIVNFAVGIVTGLIQEFQFGMNWSAYSRFVGDIFGVPLAIEGLLAFFLESTFLGLWVFGWNRLPRVVHLGCIWLVAIGTQISAYVILSVNAWMQHPVGYRIDPATGRAELTDFTALLTNPVAIQAGLHTAAACLLTGGALVAGVAFWHLARPSATDAARAAFRTAAKVGSGVVVAAALGVVVTGDSMMKLMTQLQPMKVAAAEGLFDTEQPAGFSLLTLGTADGRRELWSFRFPDLLSFLATGSFTGKVEGVNQLQAKAVAAFGPGDYVPNVPVTYWSFRLMMGLGLLAAFLALVGLLVLRKPGLLANRWVPRVALTVPFLPLLANSFGWLFTEGGRQPWLAYGLFQTADGVSPGTAAWQVAVSLAVFTIVYGVLAVVEFGLLRRVARQVPDLPPDDGDQASPAPPGRDSGDRDAEDSDDADRPVTFAY, from the coding sequence ATGGGTGCAGTCGACCTCGCACGGTGGCAGTTCGGCATCACCACCGTCTACCACTTCCTCTTCGTCCCGCTGTCGATCGGACTCTCGGCGATCGTGGCCGGCCTGCAGACCGCGTGGTTCGTCACGAAGGCGCGGCGCTACCTCACGTTGACGAAGTTCTTCGGCACGATCTTCATCGTCAACTTCGCCGTCGGCATCGTGACCGGGCTGATCCAGGAGTTCCAGTTCGGGATGAACTGGAGCGCCTACTCGCGGTTCGTCGGCGACATCTTCGGCGTACCGCTGGCGATCGAGGGCCTGCTCGCGTTCTTCCTGGAGTCGACGTTCCTCGGCCTGTGGGTGTTCGGCTGGAACCGGCTGCCGCGGGTGGTGCACCTCGGCTGCATCTGGCTGGTCGCCATCGGCACCCAGATCTCGGCGTACGTCATCCTGAGTGTGAACGCCTGGATGCAGCATCCCGTCGGCTACCGGATCGACCCGGCGACCGGCCGGGCGGAACTCACCGACTTCACCGCCCTACTGACGAACCCGGTCGCGATCCAGGCCGGCCTGCACACCGCGGCGGCGTGCCTGCTCACCGGCGGCGCCCTGGTGGCGGGCGTGGCGTTCTGGCACCTGGCCCGGCCCTCCGCGACCGACGCCGCCCGGGCCGCGTTTCGTACCGCGGCCAAGGTGGGTTCGGGTGTGGTGGTCGCCGCGGCCCTGGGCGTGGTCGTCACCGGCGACTCGATGATGAAGCTGATGACCCAGCTGCAGCCGATGAAGGTGGCCGCGGCCGAGGGGCTGTTCGACACCGAGCAGCCCGCGGGGTTCTCGCTGCTCACCCTGGGGACGGCGGACGGGCGGCGGGAACTGTGGAGCTTCAGGTTTCCCGACCTGCTGTCGTTCCTCGCCACCGGAAGCTTCACCGGCAAGGTGGAGGGCGTCAACCAGCTGCAGGCCAAGGCGGTCGCGGCGTTCGGACCCGGCGACTACGTGCCGAACGTGCCGGTGACCTACTGGAGCTTCCGGCTGATGATGGGCCTCGGTCTGCTCGCGGCGTTCCTTGCCCTGGTCGGGCTGCTGGTGCTGCGCAAGCCGGGGTTGCTCGCCAACCGCTGGGTGCCCCGGGTCGCGTTGACGGTGCCGTTCCTTCCGCTGCTGGCGAACAGCTTCGGCTGGCTGTTCACCGAGGGCGGCCGTCAACCGTGGCTTGCATACGGGCTGTTCCAGACCGCGGACGGGGTTTCGCCGGGCACCGCCGCCTGGCAGGTCGCCGTGTCGCTGGCCGTCTTCACGATCGTGTACGGCGTACTGGCGGTGGTGGAGTTCGGCCTGCTGCGGCGGGTCGCCCGGCAGGTGCCCGACCTGCCGCCCGACGACGGCGACCAGGCGAGCCCCGCACCGCCCGGACGTGACTCCGGCGACCGGGACGCCGAGGACTCCGACGACGCCGACCGCCCGGTCACCTTCGCCTACTGA
- the cydB gene encoding cytochrome d ubiquinol oxidase subunit II, with amino-acid sequence MDLPTLWFGLIVFFWTLYFVLEGFDFGVGVLARVLGRDEAERGRLLSTIAPVWDGNEVWLVVAGGAMFAAFPGWYATLTSVYYLPLVAILVALILRGVALEFRGKHDDDRWRRRCDLGVAVGSALPPLAWGIALAGAARGLPLDGRGVLVGGLGALLHPYALLGGCALLALCLLHGAAFLRLRTTGELRARASRALAVTGVPAVLLGGGFWLWTALRAGPAGGLSGWVDLVGVVAALGVVAGVVLRHDGWAFAGTTAAVGATVVAIFCSAFPVLMPSTLGRMHDLTVLTEASPAYGLRILTIAGLVTLPAVLAYQGWSYWVFRRRVAG; translated from the coding sequence ATGGACCTGCCGACGCTGTGGTTCGGGTTGATCGTCTTCTTTTGGACGCTCTACTTCGTCCTGGAGGGCTTCGACTTCGGAGTAGGTGTGCTCGCCCGCGTGCTCGGCCGCGACGAGGCGGAGCGGGGCAGGCTGCTGTCCACCATCGCACCGGTCTGGGACGGCAACGAGGTGTGGCTGGTGGTGGCCGGCGGCGCGATGTTCGCGGCCTTTCCCGGGTGGTACGCCACCCTGACCAGCGTCTACTACCTCCCGCTGGTCGCGATCCTGGTGGCGCTGATCCTGCGCGGTGTCGCACTGGAGTTCCGCGGCAAGCACGACGACGACCGCTGGCGCCGCCGGTGCGACCTGGGAGTCGCGGTCGGCTCGGCGCTCCCGCCGCTGGCGTGGGGCATCGCGCTGGCCGGTGCGGCCCGTGGCCTCCCGCTGGACGGTCGCGGTGTGCTCGTCGGCGGTCTCGGTGCACTCCTGCATCCGTACGCCCTGCTGGGCGGATGCGCGCTGCTCGCGCTGTGCCTGCTACACGGTGCGGCGTTCCTGAGGCTGCGCACGACCGGTGAACTGCGGGCTCGGGCGAGCCGGGCGCTGGCGGTGACGGGTGTTCCGGCCGTCCTGCTCGGCGGCGGGTTCTGGCTGTGGACCGCGCTGCGAGCCGGTCCCGCTGGCGGGCTGTCCGGGTGGGTCGACCTGGTGGGTGTGGTGGCTGCCCTGGGCGTGGTGGCCGGGGTGGTGCTGCGCCACGACGGCTGGGCTTTCGCGGGCACCACGGCCGCGGTCGGCGCCACCGTGGTGGCGATCTTCTGCTCGGCTTTCCCTGTGTTGATGCCGTCCACGCTCGGCCGGATGCACGACCTGACGGTGCTCACCGAGGCGTCACCGGCGTACGGGCTGCGCATCCTCACCATCGCCGGGCTGGTGACCCTGCCGGCCGTACTCGCCTACCAGGGCTGGTCCTACTGGGTCTTCCGCAGGCGGGTGGCCGGATGA
- the cydD gene encoding thiol reductant ABC exporter subunit CydD: MSGAGTSVRPLDPRLLRYARSSAVYVGLTAGIGAVAAGLVIAQATVLADVISGVFGGAFGGVQTEYGRALALLGLVIAARAGLAWGQEVAAQRSSAAVKATLRRRISEHVAELGPSWLGTERRAALTTLVTSGLDALDGYFARYLPQLVLATIVPAAVVVCLFTADPLSAAIVALTLPLIPVFMVLVGLATRARTRRRWRALAVLAHHFADVVAGLPTLKLFGRAKAQARALREVSDEHRRESLATLRIAFLSALVLELLATLSVALVAVGIGLRLVEGELDLRTAVLVLVLAPEAYLPLRMVGTHFHASADGLAAAEEAFRVLETPLPHRGAGDVDPGKVTLTVRDLEIRYPDRDAPALAGLTMTVRPGETVAVTGPSGAGKSTLLAGLLGFVLPASGEVLAGAHDLARVDPVAWRAGVAWVPQRPYLLAGTIADNIRIGDPEADRGHVVAALARAGAGDLDPDRPVGERGAGLSAGQVRRVALARALVRVDRRLAAGQGCLLLLDEPTAGLDSGTEEQVRAELTRLRTNGVTTIVVTHRPTLLPLADRVVEVPLRTTPTSRPGRPLTGVPA, translated from the coding sequence ATGAGCGGGGCGGGAACGTCCGTGCGCCCGCTCGACCCGCGGCTGCTGCGGTACGCCCGGTCCAGTGCGGTGTACGTCGGGCTGACCGCCGGGATCGGCGCGGTGGCGGCCGGCCTGGTGATCGCCCAGGCCACCGTGCTGGCCGACGTGATCAGCGGGGTGTTCGGCGGGGCGTTCGGTGGTGTGCAGACCGAGTATGGAAGGGCGCTTGCCCTGCTGGGGCTGGTGATCGCGGCCCGGGCCGGGCTCGCGTGGGGCCAGGAGGTGGCCGCCCAGCGTTCCTCGGCCGCTGTCAAGGCGACCTTGCGGCGGCGGATCAGCGAGCACGTCGCCGAGCTCGGCCCGTCCTGGCTGGGGACCGAACGCCGGGCGGCGCTGACCACGTTGGTGACATCGGGCCTGGACGCGCTGGACGGCTACTTCGCGCGCTACCTGCCGCAACTCGTGCTCGCCACCATCGTCCCGGCCGCCGTCGTGGTGTGCCTGTTCACCGCCGACCCGCTGTCCGCGGCGATCGTGGCGCTCACCCTGCCGCTGATCCCGGTCTTCATGGTGCTGGTGGGGCTGGCCACCAGGGCACGGACCAGGCGGCGGTGGCGGGCGCTGGCAGTGCTGGCGCACCACTTCGCCGACGTTGTCGCGGGACTGCCCACCCTGAAGCTGTTCGGCCGGGCGAAGGCACAGGCCCGGGCACTGCGCGAGGTGTCCGACGAGCACCGGCGGGAGTCGCTGGCCACCCTGCGGATCGCGTTCCTGTCCGCGCTCGTCCTCGAACTGCTGGCCACCCTGTCGGTGGCACTGGTCGCGGTCGGGATCGGGCTGCGGCTGGTCGAGGGTGAGCTGGACCTGCGGACGGCGGTGCTGGTCCTGGTGCTGGCGCCGGAGGCGTACCTCCCGTTGCGGATGGTGGGCACGCACTTCCACGCCAGTGCCGACGGGCTCGCCGCGGCGGAGGAGGCGTTCCGGGTGCTGGAGACGCCGCTGCCCCACCGAGGTGCGGGCGACGTGGACCCGGGCAAGGTCACCTTGACGGTACGAGACCTCGAGATCCGCTACCCCGACCGCGACGCGCCGGCCCTGGCCGGATTGACGATGACCGTTCGTCCGGGGGAGACCGTGGCGGTCACCGGACCGAGCGGCGCGGGCAAGTCCACCTTGCTGGCCGGTCTGCTCGGCTTCGTGCTCCCGGCGTCCGGTGAGGTGCTGGCCGGGGCGCACGACCTGGCCCGCGTCGACCCGGTTGCCTGGCGGGCAGGCGTCGCCTGGGTGCCCCAACGTCCTTACCTGCTTGCGGGAACCATCGCGGACAACATCCGGATCGGTGACCCCGAAGCCGACCGCGGCCACGTCGTCGCCGCGCTGGCCCGCGCCGGTGCCGGTGACCTGGACCCGGACCGGCCGGTAGGGGAGCGTGGCGCGGGGCTGTCCGCCGGTCAGGTGCGCCGGGTCGCGCTCGCCCGGGCGCTGGTGCGGGTGGATCGGCGGCTGGCGGCCGGCCAGGGCTGCCTGCTGTTGCTGGACGAACCCACCGCGGGACTGGACTCCGGAACCGAGGAGCAGGTGCGGGCCGAACTCACCCGGCTGCGGACGAACGGCGTCACCACGATCGTGGTCACGCACCGCCCGACGCTCCTCCCACTTGCCGACCGGGTCGTGGAGGTACCTCTGCGAACGACCCCCACCTCGCGGCCCGGTCGCCCTCTCACCGGAGTGCCCGCATGA
- the cydC gene encoding thiol reductant ABC exporter subunit CydC, producing MTGTTGMPGTPARTGVRLVLAAAAGVAAAASAVALLATSAWLISRAAQHPPVLVLMVAIVAVRAFGLGRGVLRYVERLLAHDSAYRLLGDVRSDAYRRLERLAPGGLAAFRSGDLLSRLVADVDAVLDVILRVALPVTAVGITGAATAVFLGLVLPAAGVATAVCVAVALLVVPWLVARSGRAAERAVAPERGRLATATTELLDGAPDLLAYGAAGPVLDHVRASTERLRRAERRSAWSAGLGSAGLVLAVGAACWVGLTAGVPAVAGGRLDPVLLAVVALVPLALADVFAAIPAAALGAARARPALARLAQLRSAPEPVAEPEQPLPLPPGPHHLRVHDLAVRWSPDTPWVFAGVNLDLPPGRRIAVVGPSGCGKSTLAQALVRFVEPGRGRISLDGVDVRRFATDDVRTVVSLCAQDAHIFDTTLAENVRLARPGADDTDVRHALAQARLLDRLESFPEGIHTRVGEHGERLSGGERQRLALARCLLAGTPVVVFDEPTEHLAEPDATALTRDLLAATGDRTVVLVTHRAVPADLVDEVLDLGMLTAR from the coding sequence ATGACCGGGACGACCGGGATGCCCGGGACGCCCGCCAGGACAGGGGTTCGGCTCGTCCTCGCCGCGGCAGCGGGCGTCGCGGCGGCGGCCAGCGCCGTCGCCCTGCTGGCCACCTCGGCCTGGCTGATCTCGCGGGCCGCCCAGCATCCGCCGGTGCTGGTGCTGATGGTCGCGATCGTGGCGGTGCGCGCTTTCGGGCTCGGCCGGGGTGTGCTGCGCTACGTCGAACGGCTGCTCGCGCACGACTCGGCGTACCGGCTACTGGGTGACGTCCGGTCCGACGCCTACCGCCGGCTGGAGCGACTGGCCCCAGGCGGGCTGGCGGCGTTCCGCTCCGGTGACCTGCTCTCTCGGCTGGTCGCCGACGTGGACGCGGTGCTGGACGTGATCCTGCGGGTGGCGCTGCCGGTGACGGCGGTCGGCATCACCGGAGCGGCCACGGCGGTGTTCCTCGGGCTGGTCCTTCCGGCCGCCGGGGTGGCGACCGCGGTCTGTGTGGCAGTGGCGCTGCTCGTGGTGCCGTGGCTGGTGGCCCGATCCGGCCGGGCGGCCGAGCGTGCGGTCGCACCCGAGCGCGGCCGGCTGGCAACCGCCACCACCGAACTCCTCGACGGCGCTCCGGACCTGCTGGCCTACGGTGCGGCCGGCCCGGTGCTGGACCACGTACGAGCAAGCACCGAACGGCTCCGGCGGGCCGAACGCAGGTCGGCCTGGAGCGCCGGGCTCGGTTCGGCCGGGCTGGTGCTGGCGGTCGGCGCGGCCTGCTGGGTGGGACTCACGGCGGGGGTGCCCGCGGTCGCCGGCGGGCGGCTGGACCCGGTGCTGCTGGCCGTGGTGGCGCTGGTCCCGCTGGCCCTGGCCGACGTGTTCGCCGCGATCCCGGCGGCGGCGCTCGGCGCCGCGCGGGCACGTCCGGCGCTGGCCCGGCTGGCGCAACTGCGGTCGGCACCGGAGCCGGTGGCCGAACCCGAGCAGCCGTTGCCGCTGCCGCCCGGCCCCCACCACCTGCGGGTGCACGACCTCGCAGTGCGCTGGTCGCCGGACACGCCGTGGGTGTTCGCCGGTGTCAACCTGGACCTGCCACCCGGCAGGCGGATCGCGGTGGTCGGGCCGAGCGGATGCGGTAAGAGCACGCTCGCGCAGGCGCTGGTGCGGTTCGTCGAGCCGGGCCGGGGGCGGATCAGCCTGGACGGTGTGGACGTACGCAGGTTCGCCACCGACGACGTGCGCACGGTGGTCAGCCTGTGCGCCCAGGACGCGCACATCTTCGACACCACCCTCGCCGAGAACGTCCGGCTGGCCAGGCCCGGCGCCGACGACACCGACGTACGTCACGCACTGGCGCAAGCTCGCCTGCTGGACCGGCTGGAATCGTTCCCAGAAGGCATCCACACCCGGGTCGGCGAACACGGCGAACGGCTGTCCGGCGGGGAACGCCAACGGCTGGCGCTGGCCCGTTGCCTGCTGGCCGGTACGCCGGTGGTGGTGTTCGACGAACCCACCGAGCACCTGGCTGAGCCGGACGCGACCGCGCTCACCCGCGATCTGCTCGCCGCCACCGGTGACCGAACCGTCGTCCTCGTCACCCACCGCGCCGTGCCGGCCGACCTGGTGGACGAGGTGCTGGACCTGGGGATGCTCACCGCCCGGTGA
- a CDS encoding dihydrodipicolinate synthase family protein, translated as MPDQLPDPLPDSLPGLQLITAVPTPFGPDRSLDLVGVRTLLARVADYGVDGVLVAGTNGEFVALSDAERLAVVEAALEVWPNADGVFAHVGAATTYQAVALTRASVGLGARRLAALTPYYHPASRQVVLDHFRSVADAAGGVPVYAYLFESLTNTRVDVPLMAELATIPGLAGVKVSGAPVDAVAAYRAALPPGFAVYSGADIDLARVHRIGGTGVVSGVSAAFPAPFLDLAAAVRAGDEEAEKRAQAEVDTVVYALSGGVASLKAALDLLGLPAGPVRVGVDPPSAQEYDHLRRLTGR; from the coding sequence ATGCCCGACCAGTTGCCCGACCCGCTGCCCGACTCGCTGCCCGGCCTCCAGCTGATCACCGCGGTGCCGACGCCGTTCGGTCCCGACCGGTCGCTGGACCTCGTCGGGGTTCGCACCCTGCTCGCTCGCGTCGCGGACTACGGCGTGGACGGCGTACTTGTCGCCGGTACGAACGGCGAGTTCGTCGCGTTGTCCGACGCCGAACGCCTTGCCGTGGTGGAGGCCGCGCTGGAGGTCTGGCCGAACGCGGACGGCGTCTTCGCCCACGTCGGGGCAGCGACGACGTACCAGGCCGTGGCGCTCACCCGGGCGTCGGTCGGCCTCGGTGCCCGCAGGCTCGCCGCGCTCACGCCCTACTACCACCCGGCGAGCAGGCAGGTGGTGCTCGACCACTTCCGTTCCGTCGCCGACGCGGCCGGTGGAGTGCCGGTGTACGCATACCTCTTCGAAAGCCTCACCAACACCAGGGTCGACGTGCCGCTGATGGCCGAGCTGGCAACGATCCCAGGTCTGGCCGGGGTGAAGGTCAGCGGAGCGCCGGTCGACGCGGTGGCCGCCTACCGCGCGGCGCTGCCACCGGGGTTCGCGGTCTACTCCGGTGCGGACATCGACCTGGCCCGCGTCCACCGCATCGGTGGTACCGGCGTCGTCTCCGGTGTCTCCGCCGCCTTCCCGGCGCCGTTCCTGGACCTGGCGGCCGCGGTGCGGGCCGGCGACGAGGAAGCCGAGAAGCGTGCGCAAGCCGAGGTTGACACGGTGGTGTACGCGCTGTCCGGTGGTGTGGCGAGCCTGAAGGCCGCGCTGGACCTGCTGGGGCTGCCGGCCGGTCCGGTGCGGGTCGGCGTCGACCCGCCGTCCGCGCAGGAGTACGACCACCTCCGGCGGCTCACCGGGCGGTGA